From Streptomyces griseorubiginosus, one genomic window encodes:
- a CDS encoding molybdopterin oxidoreductase family protein: MPNSATPTHCPYCALQCGMNLTPAPDGTVEVSERADFPVNRGALCGKGRTAPAVLSSRVRLTSPLVRSGGTLVPATWDEALDRIAEGLSRTRTEHGPDACGVFGGGGLTNEKAYTLGKFARVVLGTSQIDYNGRFCMSSAAAGGMKAFGLDRGLPFPLEDIPKSGCVILVGSNLAETMPPSLRFFTELKENGGTLIVIDPRRTKTAEQADLHLMPRPGTDLALALGLLHLVVAEGRTDEAYISERTVGWEDARAAAMAHWPEYVERITGVSVPQLRETVRLFCEPESAMVLTARGPEQQSKGTDTVSAWINLCLATGRAGRPYSGYGCLTGQGNGQGGREHGQKADQLPGYRKLDDPAARAHVAEVWGVDPDSLPGPGRSAYELLDALGTDIRSLLLMGSNPVVSAPRAAHIEERIKSLDFLAVCDVVLSETAALADVVLPVTQWAEETGTTTNLEGRVLLRRKAITPPDGIRSDLEVMHELADRLGVEKGFPTDPEEVFEELRRASAGGPADYSGITYRRLAEENGVFWPCPTDDTVAVHPGTPRLFLDRFAHPDGRARFVPVSHRAIAEEPDEEYPVLLTTGRVVAQYQSGAQTRRVDELNAAAPGPFVELHPRLAERLGAAEGDPVAVVSRRGRAVAPARITLGIRPDTVFMPFHWYGEGRANTLTNPALDPTSRMPEFKACAVRVEAVER; encoded by the coding sequence ATGCCGAACTCCGCGACGCCCACGCACTGCCCGTACTGCGCCCTGCAGTGCGGGATGAACCTGACCCCCGCTCCGGACGGGACCGTAGAGGTCAGTGAGCGCGCGGACTTCCCGGTGAACCGGGGCGCGCTGTGCGGCAAGGGCCGTACCGCGCCCGCGGTGCTCTCGTCCCGGGTGCGCCTGACCTCCCCGTTGGTGCGCTCCGGCGGCACGCTCGTGCCCGCGACCTGGGACGAGGCACTGGACCGGATCGCCGAGGGGCTGTCCCGCACGCGCACGGAGCATGGCCCGGACGCGTGCGGGGTCTTCGGCGGCGGCGGCCTGACGAACGAGAAGGCGTACACGCTCGGCAAGTTCGCCCGGGTCGTCCTCGGCACCTCGCAGATCGACTACAACGGCCGCTTCTGCATGTCCTCCGCGGCGGCCGGCGGGATGAAGGCCTTCGGCCTGGACCGCGGGCTGCCGTTCCCGCTGGAGGACATCCCGAAGTCCGGCTGTGTCATCCTCGTCGGCTCCAACCTCGCCGAGACCATGCCACCCTCCCTGCGGTTCTTCACCGAGCTCAAGGAGAACGGCGGCACGCTGATCGTCATCGACCCGCGCCGCACGAAGACCGCCGAGCAGGCCGACCTGCATCTGATGCCCCGGCCGGGCACGGACCTGGCCCTCGCGCTCGGGCTGCTCCACCTGGTGGTGGCGGAGGGCCGCACGGACGAGGCGTACATCAGCGAGCGCACGGTCGGCTGGGAGGACGCGCGGGCCGCCGCGATGGCCCACTGGCCGGAGTACGTCGAGCGGATCACCGGCGTTTCGGTGCCCCAACTCCGGGAGACGGTACGGCTGTTCTGCGAGCCTGAGTCCGCGATGGTGCTCACCGCGCGCGGGCCCGAGCAGCAGTCCAAGGGCACCGACACCGTCAGCGCGTGGATCAACCTGTGCCTGGCGACCGGGCGCGCGGGGCGGCCGTACAGCGGATACGGCTGTCTGACCGGGCAGGGCAACGGACAGGGCGGGCGCGAACACGGCCAGAAGGCCGACCAGTTGCCCGGCTACCGCAAGCTGGACGACCCGGCGGCGCGGGCGCATGTCGCCGAGGTGTGGGGCGTGGACCCCGACTCGCTGCCCGGACCGGGGCGCAGCGCCTACGAGTTGCTGGACGCGCTGGGCACGGACATCAGGTCGCTTCTGCTGATGGGGTCCAACCCGGTGGTGTCGGCGCCGCGCGCCGCGCACATCGAGGAGCGCATCAAGTCCCTCGACTTCCTTGCCGTCTGTGACGTGGTGCTGTCGGAGACGGCGGCCCTCGCGGACGTGGTCCTGCCGGTGACGCAGTGGGCGGAGGAGACGGGTACGACGACCAACCTGGAGGGGCGGGTACTGCTGCGCCGGAAGGCGATCACGCCCCCGGACGGCATCCGCAGCGACCTGGAGGTCATGCACGAGCTCGCCGACCGGCTCGGCGTGGAGAAGGGCTTCCCGACCGACCCCGAGGAGGTCTTCGAGGAGCTGCGGCGGGCGAGCGCGGGCGGTCCGGCCGACTACTCCGGGATCACCTACCGGCGGCTGGCCGAGGAGAACGGGGTGTTCTGGCCGTGTCCGACGGACGACACGGTGGCGGTGCATCCCGGCACCCCGCGGCTCTTCCTGGACCGTTTCGCCCACCCGGACGGACGGGCCCGCTTCGTCCCGGTCTCGCACCGGGCGATCGCGGAGGAGCCCGACGAGGAGTACCCGGTGCTGCTGACGACCGGCCGGGTCGTGGCGCAGTACCAGTCCGGTGCGCAGACCCGCCGGGTGGACGAGCTGAACGCCGCCGCGCCGGGCCCGTTCGTGGAGCTGCACCCGCGGCTCGCGGAGCGTCTCGGTGCCGCCGAGGGCGACCCGGTGGCCGTGGTCTCGCGGCGCGGGCGGGCCGTGGCCCCGGCCCGGATCACCCTCGGGATCCGCCCGGACACCGTCTTCATGCCCTTCCACTGGTACGGCGAGGGCCGCGCCAACACCCTCACCAACCCGGCCCTGGACCCGACCTCCCGGATGCCGGAGTTCAAGGCGTGCGCGGTGCGGGTGGAGGCGGTGGAGCGGTAG
- a CDS encoding M4 family metallopeptidase → MSRIRPYVRGARSRRLATAGVAATAATLLAAALSPAAGAADRPTRADALDNAASALADQASALGLTSAQRTKVRDVIVDPDGTQHVRYDRTYRQLPVLGGDFVVHLAPDGAYESSSRATRNAISLASVTPALSAPKAADLAANALKAANLGETLKKLTAKPQLVVDALHGAPKLAWRTNAAAQDSLGNPVARTVLTDARTGAQIDAWDSIEQAAGDGKSLYSGTVALNTTQSGSTYQLKDATRGNTYTGDAANKTDLCFLTICISRAPATLFTDADNHWGTGATSDRATAAVDAQYGTDVTWDYYKNVHARNGIGGDGKGSYNRVHYGNNYNNAFWDDSCFCMTYGDGDGTQMGPLVSLDVAGHEMSHGVTSKTAALTYSGESGGLNEATSDIFGTLVEFYAGNSSDTGDYLIGEKIVRSGFGRDALRYMDKPSRDGKSADSWSSSVGNLDVHYSSGVANHFAYLLAEGSGAKTINGVSYNSPTSNGSTVTGIGRDKLGAIWYRALTVYMTSSTNYAGARTATLNAAKDLYGAGSAEYNAVAAAWSAVNVN, encoded by the coding sequence ATGAGTCGGATACGGCCGTACGTCCGAGGTGCCCGTTCCCGTCGTCTCGCCACCGCCGGAGTGGCCGCCACCGCCGCCACCCTGCTGGCCGCCGCCCTCTCCCCCGCCGCCGGTGCGGCCGACAGACCCACCAGGGCAGACGCGCTCGACAACGCCGCGTCGGCGCTCGCCGACCAGGCCTCGGCGCTCGGGCTCACCTCCGCGCAGCGCACGAAGGTCCGTGACGTGATCGTCGACCCCGACGGCACCCAGCACGTCCGATACGACCGCACCTACCGCCAACTCCCCGTGCTCGGCGGCGACTTCGTGGTCCACCTGGCGCCGGACGGGGCGTACGAGAGCTCCTCGCGCGCCACCAGGAACGCGATATCCCTGGCCAGTGTCACCCCCGCGCTGTCCGCCCCGAAGGCCGCCGACCTCGCCGCGAACGCGCTCAAGGCGGCCAACCTCGGCGAGACCCTGAAGAAGCTCACCGCCAAGCCGCAGCTGGTCGTCGACGCGCTGCACGGGGCCCCGAAGCTGGCCTGGCGGACGAACGCGGCCGCCCAGGACTCGCTCGGCAACCCGGTCGCCCGGACCGTCCTCACCGACGCCCGCACCGGCGCGCAGATCGACGCGTGGGACAGCATCGAACAGGCCGCCGGTGACGGGAAGTCGCTGTACAGCGGCACGGTCGCGCTGAACACCACGCAGTCGGGATCGACGTACCAGCTCAAGGACGCGACGCGCGGGAACACCTACACCGGTGACGCGGCCAACAAGACCGACCTGTGCTTCCTGACCATCTGCATCAGCAGGGCCCCGGCGACCCTCTTCACCGACGCCGACAACCACTGGGGCACGGGGGCGACTTCGGACCGGGCCACGGCGGCGGTGGACGCGCAGTACGGGACCGACGTCACCTGGGACTACTACAAGAACGTCCACGCGCGGAACGGCATCGGCGGCGACGGCAAGGGGTCCTACAACCGCGTCCACTACGGCAACAACTACAACAACGCCTTCTGGGACGACAGTTGCTTCTGCATGACGTACGGCGACGGTGACGGGACGCAGATGGGCCCGCTGGTGTCGCTGGACGTGGCCGGGCACGAGATGTCGCACGGCGTGACGTCCAAGACGGCGGCGCTGACGTACTCGGGCGAGTCGGGCGGGCTCAACGAGGCGACCTCCGACATCTTCGGCACGCTGGTGGAGTTCTACGCGGGCAACTCCTCCGACACCGGTGACTACCTGATCGGCGAGAAGATCGTCCGCTCCGGCTTCGGGCGGGACGCCCTGCGGTACATGGACAAGCCCTCCAGGGACGGCAAGTCCGCGGACTCCTGGAGCAGTTCGGTGGGCAACCTCGACGTCCACTACTCCTCCGGGGTCGCGAACCACTTCGCGTATCTGCTGGCGGAGGGCAGCGGCGCCAAGACCATCAACGGCGTCAGCTACAACTCCCCCACCTCCAACGGCTCCACGGTCACCGGGATCGGCCGGGACAAGCTGGGGGCGATCTGGTACCGGGCGCTGACGGTCTACATGACGTCCTCGACGAACTACGCGGGGGCGCGGACGGCCACGCTGAACGCGGCGAAGGATCTGTACGGTGCGGGCAGCGCGGAGTACAACGCGGTGGCGGCGGCCTGGAGCGCGGTGAACGTGAACTGA
- a CDS encoding SH3 domain-containing protein has product MLSSVKHALTRRRRAATVIATALLTAGAGLTFAPSASADPFRCPPDVGSDSQSLCAHVIKIDPGSSLTVRSGPGSGYSNVGSLPNGAIVEVECWTYGTPVQGYTIWTRLYSAGGSRYVSDYYLDTGHVQNFLPRC; this is encoded by the coding sequence ATGCTCTCGTCCGTCAAGCACGCCCTGACCAGGCGTCGCCGGGCAGCCACCGTCATCGCCACGGCCCTGCTCACCGCGGGTGCCGGGCTGACGTTCGCGCCGTCCGCGAGCGCCGACCCGTTCCGGTGTCCGCCGGACGTCGGAAGTGACAGTCAGTCGCTGTGCGCCCATGTCATCAAGATCGACCCGGGCAGCTCGCTGACCGTTCGCTCCGGCCCCGGCAGCGGCTACTCCAACGTCGGCAGCCTGCCCAACGGGGCGATCGTCGAGGTGGAGTGCTGGACCTACGGCACCCCGGTCCAGGGTTACACCATCTGGACCCGGCTCTACAGCGCCGGCGGCAGCCGGTACGTCAGCGACTACTACCTCGACACCGGCCACGTGCAGAACTTCCTGCCCCGCTGCTGA
- a CDS encoding deoxyguanosinetriphosphate triphosphohydrolase has product MPYDPQSTERWAPEPDKRPGRTAFQRDRARILHSAALRRLAGKTQVVTPGTLSQVWDASPRTRLTHSLECAQVGRELGAALGCDPDLVEAACLAHDLGHPPFGHNGEQALNEFADDCGGFEGNAQSLRLLTRIEPKRFTEEGSVGLNLTRATLDAATKYPWPRGAHSTRKFGVYEDDRPVFDWIRKEAPDTRTTFEAQVMDWSDDVAYSVHDVEDGLHAGHIDPNSLHAEPERRAVFEVALGRYVPEDTDPAELAAALDRLQDQEWWPHGYDGSAVAQARLKDATSQLIGRFCLSAEAATRERYGTGRLTRYGAELVVPHETRLECAVLKAVADRYVMQRAEQERLRADQRIVVAELAEALTARAPDGLDPQFRALFDRAPDDRARKRVIVDQIASLTDASARSLHARLMGHV; this is encoded by the coding sequence ATGCCGTACGACCCGCAGTCAACCGAACGCTGGGCCCCAGAACCCGACAAACGCCCCGGCCGCACCGCCTTCCAACGCGACCGCGCGAGGATCCTCCACTCCGCCGCGCTCAGAAGGCTCGCCGGAAAGACGCAGGTCGTCACGCCGGGCACCCTCAGCCAGGTCTGGGACGCCAGCCCCCGCACCCGCCTCACCCACTCCCTCGAATGCGCCCAGGTCGGCCGCGAACTCGGCGCGGCCCTCGGCTGCGACCCCGACCTGGTGGAGGCCGCCTGCCTCGCCCACGACCTCGGCCACCCCCCGTTCGGTCACAACGGAGAACAGGCCCTGAACGAGTTCGCCGACGACTGCGGCGGCTTCGAGGGCAACGCCCAGTCGCTGCGGCTCCTCACCCGCATCGAGCCCAAGCGCTTCACCGAGGAGGGCTCGGTGGGCCTGAACCTCACCCGGGCCACTCTCGACGCGGCCACCAAGTACCCCTGGCCGCGCGGAGCGCACAGCACCCGGAAGTTCGGCGTGTACGAGGACGACAGACCGGTCTTCGACTGGATCCGCAAGGAGGCCCCCGACACCCGCACCACCTTCGAGGCCCAGGTCATGGACTGGTCCGACGACGTGGCGTACTCCGTCCACGACGTCGAGGACGGACTGCACGCGGGCCACATCGACCCCAACAGCCTGCACGCCGAACCGGAACGCCGGGCCGTCTTCGAGGTCGCCCTCGGCAGGTACGTCCCCGAGGACACCGACCCCGCCGAACTCGCCGCCGCCCTGGACCGCCTCCAGGACCAGGAGTGGTGGCCGCACGGCTATGACGGCTCCGCCGTCGCCCAGGCCCGCCTCAAGGACGCCACCAGCCAGCTCATCGGCCGCTTCTGCCTGTCCGCCGAGGCCGCCACGCGCGAGCGGTACGGCACCGGGCGGCTCACCAGATACGGCGCCGAACTCGTCGTACCGCACGAGACCCGCCTGGAGTGCGCGGTCCTCAAGGCCGTCGCCGACCGGTACGTCATGCAGCGCGCCGAGCAGGAGCGGCTGCGGGCCGACCAGCGGATCGTGGTCGCGGAACTGGCCGAGGCGCTCACCGCCCGCGCCCCGGACGGCCTCGACCCGCAGTTCCGCGCGCTGTTCGACCGGGCGCCCGACGACCGTGCCCGCAAGCGGGTGATCGTCGACCAGATCGCGTCCCTGACCGACGCGTCGGCCCGCTCGCTTCATGCACGTCTCATGGGGCACGTGTAG
- a CDS encoding sirohydrochlorin chelatase, with product MNRISSQPGLVSLDDRRRTEPPALVLVAHGSRDPRTLSTVHDLLDRLRDRHPGLPVHLGHIELNEPLLPDTLASLGQAEAVLVPLLLSRGYHVKRDIPEMAAASRAQTRVAAPLGPHPLLVETLHARLIEAGWHTDEETRCAGAVVLASAGSRDPDSAVDTRRTAQLLADRLGVPVVPAYASAATPTVETAIRALTARGRHKVAVASYFTAPGLFARQCAEKAPWIASAPLGTHPAMADLILHRYDQASAAQVTSAA from the coding sequence ATGAACCGGATCAGCAGCCAGCCCGGCCTCGTCTCCCTCGACGACAGGCGCCGCACCGAGCCGCCCGCGCTCGTCCTGGTGGCCCACGGCAGCCGCGACCCGCGCACCCTGAGCACGGTCCACGACCTCCTGGACCGGCTCCGCGACCGGCACCCCGGCCTGCCGGTCCACCTGGGCCACATCGAGCTCAACGAACCGCTGCTCCCGGACACGCTGGCGTCCCTGGGGCAGGCGGAGGCGGTCCTGGTCCCGCTGCTCCTCTCCCGCGGCTACCACGTGAAGCGCGACATCCCGGAGATGGCGGCCGCGTCCCGGGCACAAACGCGCGTGGCGGCCCCGCTGGGCCCGCACCCGCTGCTCGTGGAGACCCTGCACGCCCGTCTGATCGAGGCGGGCTGGCACACGGACGAGGAGACCCGCTGCGCCGGCGCCGTCGTCCTCGCGTCGGCGGGCTCCCGTGACCCCGACTCGGCCGTGGACACCCGCCGCACGGCCCAGCTCCTGGCGGACCGCCTGGGAGTCCCGGTGGTTCCCGCCTACGCCTCCGCCGCCACGCCGACGGTGGAAACGGCGATCAGGGCCCTGACGGCAAGGGGCCGCCACAAGGTCGCGGTCGCCTCGTACTTCACGGCTCCGGGCCTGTTCGCCAGGCAGTGCGCGGAGAAGGCCCCGTGGATCGCGTCGGCCCCGCTGGGCACCCACCCGGCGATGGCCGACCTGATCCTGCACCGCTACGACCAGGCATCGGCGGCTCAGGTGACGTCAGCCGCTTAG
- a CDS encoding aminoglycoside phosphotransferase family protein, which yields MPSTTKMHADELDIDGELVSGLIADQFPRWGELPVSRVDSAGTDNAMFQLGDDMVVRLPRLPGGGRQVEFEHRWLPRLAPRLPLAVPEPLAKGEPGRGYALPWGVYRWLDGDNAYDAPIAELADAAVSLGRFVTALRAVDATGGPASYRPGPLHLFDDGNRLAIRDLGAAGILDAGRANALADEALGLPGWGGAPVWLHADLLPGNLLTVRGRLTAVIDFGCLGVGEPTADTLPAWTVFTGESRRLFREAAEFDEATWERGRAWALRWGVGAVHYYRDGKNPVLAAVGRRAVDEALAGF from the coding sequence ATGCCGTCCACCACGAAGATGCACGCCGACGAGCTCGACATCGACGGGGAACTGGTGAGCGGGCTGATCGCGGACCAGTTCCCGCGCTGGGGCGAACTCCCGGTCTCCCGCGTCGACTCGGCCGGGACGGACAACGCGATGTTCCAGCTCGGGGACGACATGGTCGTACGGCTGCCGCGGTTGCCCGGTGGCGGGCGGCAGGTGGAGTTCGAGCACCGGTGGCTGCCCCGGCTGGCACCGCGGCTTCCGCTGGCGGTGCCGGAGCCGTTGGCGAAGGGGGAACCCGGCCGGGGGTACGCGCTGCCCTGGGGGGTGTACCGGTGGCTGGACGGGGACAACGCCTACGACGCACCGATCGCCGAACTCGCCGACGCGGCCGTGTCGTTGGGGCGGTTCGTCACCGCGTTGCGGGCGGTCGACGCTACCGGCGGGCCGGCCTCCTACCGCCCCGGGCCCCTGCACCTCTTCGACGACGGCAACCGGCTGGCGATCCGGGACCTGGGCGCCGCCGGCATCCTGGACGCGGGCCGGGCGAACGCCCTCGCCGACGAGGCCCTGGGACTGCCCGGGTGGGGCGGGGCTCCCGTCTGGCTCCATGCGGACCTCCTCCCCGGCAACCTGCTCACCGTGCGCGGCCGCCTCACCGCGGTCATCGACTTCGGCTGCCTGGGCGTCGGGGAGCCCACGGCGGACACCCTGCCCGCCTGGACCGTGTTCACCGGCGAGAGCCGCCGTCTGTTCCGGGAAGCGGCCGAGTTCGACGAGGCCACCTGGGAGCGGGGCCGCGCGTGGGCCCTGCGCTGGGGGGTGGGCGCGGTGCACTACTACCGGGACGGCAAGAACCCGGTCCTCGCGGCGGTGGGCCGACGAGCGGTCGACGAGGCGCTCGCCGGGTTTTGA
- a CDS encoding SanA/YdcF family protein, which translates to MRLPKVRRPRLPRTRAGRRRLVQAVMAGCVLALLPSTWLYVTTEGRLRNPADAPRTAVAVVFGAGLWDGEPSPYLAHRLDAAAQLYREGRIKVVLVTGDNSRKDYDEPDAMRAYLTRHGVPDTRIVSDYAGFDTWDSCVRARKIFGVDRAVLISQGFHIRRAVALCEAAGITSYGVGVTDRHDVTWYYGGARELFAAGKAALDVAFRPDPRFLGPKEPGVTNALASAH; encoded by the coding sequence ATGCGACTGCCGAAGGTGCGCAGACCCCGTCTGCCCCGCACGCGTGCCGGGCGGCGCAGGCTGGTGCAGGCCGTGATGGCGGGGTGTGTGCTCGCGCTGCTGCCGTCGACATGGCTGTACGTCACCACGGAGGGCAGGCTGCGGAACCCGGCCGACGCGCCCCGTACCGCGGTGGCCGTCGTGTTCGGCGCCGGGCTGTGGGACGGCGAGCCGTCGCCGTACCTCGCCCACCGGCTCGACGCGGCGGCGCAGCTGTACCGGGAGGGACGGATCAAGGTCGTCCTCGTCACCGGCGACAACAGCCGCAAGGACTACGACGAGCCCGACGCCATGCGCGCCTATCTGACCCGGCACGGCGTCCCGGACACCCGGATCGTCAGCGACTACGCCGGCTTCGACACCTGGGACTCGTGCGTCCGCGCCAGGAAGATCTTCGGCGTGGACCGGGCGGTGCTGATCAGCCAGGGGTTCCACATCCGGCGCGCGGTCGCGCTCTGCGAGGCGGCGGGGATCACGTCGTACGGCGTCGGGGTGACCGACCGGCACGACGTCACCTGGTACTACGGCGGCGCGCGGGAGCTGTTCGCGGCCGGCAAGGCGGCCCTGGACGTGGCGTTCCGGCCGGATCCGCGGTTCCTGGGACCGAAGGAGCCGGGTGTGACGAACGCGCTGGCCTCGGCGCACTGA
- a CDS encoding gamma-glutamylcyclotransferase family protein, with protein sequence MIPETLPFFVYGTLRPGEVNHDLFLRGRVRSEAPGRLPDALLYDGPGYPYAVAEPDGGPVFGELVTADPEDYDELLAALDELEEFTPGDPRNLYERVAHEVVRAADGTAVRAWVYMAAPSVAVRLRAHGKLIESGDWLTR encoded by the coding sequence GTGATCCCCGAGACCCTCCCCTTCTTCGTCTACGGCACCCTCCGCCCCGGCGAGGTCAACCACGACCTCTTCCTGCGCGGCCGCGTCCGCTCCGAGGCACCGGGCCGACTGCCCGACGCGCTGCTCTACGACGGCCCCGGATACCCGTACGCCGTGGCGGAGCCGGACGGCGGACCGGTCTTCGGCGAGCTCGTCACCGCGGACCCCGAGGACTACGACGAACTGCTCGCCGCACTCGACGAGTTGGAGGAATTCACACCGGGCGACCCGCGCAACCTCTACGAACGCGTCGCACACGAGGTCGTGCGCGCCGCCGACGGCACGGCCGTACGCGCGTGGGTGTACATGGCCGCGCCCTCCGTCGCCGTACGCCTGCGAGCGCACGGCAAGCTGATCGAGAGCGGCGACTGGCTGACGCGGTGA